One genomic segment of Coffea arabica cultivar ET-39 chromosome 6e, Coffea Arabica ET-39 HiFi, whole genome shotgun sequence includes these proteins:
- the LOC113694945 gene encoding uncharacterized protein produces the protein MASFGRFCLFAWLLWGNLGVQGDDSAIVGVCKKIGIYYDMCYDCLKSNPQEPDFAAKSMICTTNAYVILRKSTFDFSLNSTGRFREVAKLCVDQFDITLGYCKAAFKAWKLKRKLATLAFLNSGYDYYFKCVDLLSIRVPIEYVVQLNTAKAFNEVSIEIVSLP, from the coding sequence ATGGCTTCCTTTGGTCGATTTTGCTTGTTTGCCTGGCTTTTGTGGGGAAACTTAGGAGTCCAAGGCGATGACTCGGCGATCGTTGGTGTATGCAAAAAGATTGGCATTTATTATGATATGTGCTATGACTGCCTAAAGAGCAACCCACAAGAACCAGACTTTGCTGCCAAATCCATGATCTGCACTACTAATGCATATGTTATCCTCCGAAAATCAACTTTCGATTTTTCGTTGAATTCTACTGGCCGCTTTCGGGAGGTGGCCAAATTGTGTGTGGATCAATTTGACATAACTTTGGGTTACTGTAAAGCCGCGTTTAAAGCATGGAAATTGAAGCGAAAACTAGCCACCTTGGCATTTCTTAACAGCGGTTATGATTATTACTTCAAGTGCGTTGATCTACTCTCAATCCGCGTTCCAATTGAATATGTCGTACAACTAAATACTGCTAAAGCTTTCAATGAGGTGTCAATTGAAATTGTCTCTCTACCATGA